In Candidatus Cloacimonadota bacterium, the following proteins share a genomic window:
- the dapF gene encoding diaminopimelate epimerase, translating into MLIPFGKIQAQGNDFVVLQLLHTRETSLPPDALARDICDRRTGVGADGLVLLLAEAGADARMVIHNSDGSHALMCGSALRCCASLLHRLTGKAELRIATASGLKNASVRDRQISVNLGKPVLQEKDLDLEGVTGTVVEVGNLHFVSFQARLHGQELETGPRLERHPRFREGVNAEFVRVVSRLEIEMKVWERGAGATQACGTGAVASVFSGINKGLLDNEVWVKMPGGAVHVARLENGEFMLAGTVEHTFSGVYQWKI; encoded by the coding sequence ATGCTGATCCCCTTTGGCAAGATCCAGGCCCAGGGCAACGATTTCGTGGTGCTGCAGCTTTTGCACACCCGGGAAACCTCGCTGCCGCCGGACGCCCTCGCCCGCGACATCTGCGACCGCCGCACCGGCGTGGGCGCGGACGGCCTGGTGCTGTTGCTGGCCGAAGCTGGGGCCGACGCTCGCATGGTGATCCACAACAGCGACGGCAGCCACGCCCTGATGTGCGGCTCCGCCCTGCGTTGCTGCGCTTCCCTGCTGCACAGGCTCACCGGCAAGGCGGAGCTGCGGATCGCCACCGCCAGCGGCCTTAAAAACGCCTCCGTGCGGGATCGCCAGATCAGCGTCAATCTGGGCAAACCGGTGCTGCAAGAGAAGGACCTTGACCTGGAGGGGGTGACCGGAACGGTGGTGGAGGTGGGGAATCTGCATTTCGTCTCCTTCCAGGCCAGGCTGCACGGCCAGGAACTGGAAACCGGCCCGCGCCTGGAGCGCCATCCGCGCTTCCGGGAGGGGGTGAACGCCGAATTCGTGCGCGTGGTCTCACGCCTGGAGATCGAAATGAAGGTCTGGGAACGCGGCGCGGGGGCCACCCAAGCCTGTGGGACCGGCGCCGTGGCCAGCGTCTTCAGCGGCATCAACAAAGGCCTGCTGGACAATGAGGTCTGGGTGAAGATGCCCGGCGGGGCGGTGCATGTCGCGCGCCTGGAGAACGGGGAATTCATG
- the dapB gene encoding 4-hydroxy-tetrahydrodipicolinate reductase, which translates to MLEISLIGYGKMGHMIASLAEAQGCRVRSIIDPSQAGCEREIRPEILADVCIDFSLPDTALNNIRQVAAAGKHMVVGTTGWHKHLDEVKDLAERHGTGILWGANFSIGMNLFTRVIQYATSICDKFTMYDVCGWEMHHNQKADSPSGTAIQLAEAILRESSVKDEAVYDKLDRRILKNELHFASLRGGAVPGTHSVIFDCETDSLELSHRVRSRACFATGALQAAQWISLRKGLYSFNQMMEDLLC; encoded by the coding sequence ATGCTGGAGATAAGCTTGATCGGATACGGGAAGATGGGACACATGATCGCCAGCCTCGCCGAGGCGCAGGGCTGCCGGGTGCGCTCCATCATCGATCCCAGCCAGGCAGGCTGCGAACGCGAGATCAGGCCGGAGATCCTGGCCGACGTCTGCATCGATTTCAGCCTGCCGGACACAGCCCTGAACAACATCCGCCAGGTGGCCGCCGCGGGAAAGCACATGGTGGTGGGAACCACCGGCTGGCACAAGCATCTGGACGAGGTGAAGGACCTGGCCGAACGCCACGGCACCGGCATTCTCTGGGGCGCCAATTTCTCCATCGGCATGAACCTCTTCACCCGCGTGATCCAATATGCCACCTCCATCTGCGACAAATTTACCATGTACGACGTCTGCGGCTGGGAAATGCACCACAACCAAAAGGCGGACAGTCCCTCCGGCACGGCGATCCAGCTGGCCGAAGCCATCCTGCGGGAAAGCAGCGTGAAAGATGAAGCCGTTTACGACAAGCTGGACCGCCGCATCCTCAAGAACGAGTTGCACTTCGCCAGCCTGCGCGGTGGTGCAGTGCCCGGCACCCACAGTGTGATCTTCGATTGCGAGACCGACAGCCTGGAACTGAGCCACCGGGTGCGTTCCCGGGCCTGTTTCGCCACCGGAGCGCTGCAGGCCGCGCAGTGGATCTCGCTGCGCAAGGGTTTGTACAGCTTCAACCAGATGATGGAAGACCTGCTATGCTGA
- a CDS encoding M20/M25/M40 family metallo-hydrolase codes for MHDDVIRYFLELVAIDSESRDERAVTDRLKADLAELGADILEDDANTFTGGNAGNLHALIPGRADQKPILFCAHADTVKPGLGVKASITEGRIHTDGTTVLGGDDKSGLAEIIMGIRDVVESGEPHAPIEVLVTVSEEIGLLGAKHFDKSKLRSAFGYALDAHRVGDLVVGAPAQNSIRMVITGKEAHAGVEPEKGINAIRVAAEAIAAMPLGRIDHETTCNVGIISGGSATNIVPNRVELKGEARSHNPRKLEQVTADIRHAAESAVQRHNYDFGAAALEWESKQEYAAFRVGDGEAVVQLALDALNDLGIKAEVTVGGGGSDANIINAAGLPMIICGTGMNKVHTVAEDIEAEELKRGAAFIAALIRRHAQR; via the coding sequence ATGCACGACGATGTGATCAGATACTTTCTGGAACTGGTGGCCATCGACAGCGAATCGCGCGATGAACGAGCCGTGACCGACCGCCTCAAAGCCGACCTGGCCGAGCTGGGAGCGGATATCCTGGAAGACGACGCCAACACTTTCACCGGCGGCAACGCGGGCAATCTGCACGCCCTGATCCCAGGCCGGGCAGACCAAAAACCCATCCTCTTCTGCGCCCACGCGGACACCGTCAAACCGGGCCTGGGCGTGAAGGCCTCCATCACCGAGGGCCGCATCCACACGGATGGAACCACCGTTTTGGGCGGCGACGACAAATCCGGCCTGGCCGAGATCATCATGGGCATCCGGGATGTGGTGGAAAGCGGGGAACCGCACGCCCCCATCGAGGTATTGGTAACGGTTTCGGAAGAGATCGGCCTTTTGGGCGCGAAACATTTTGACAAGAGCAAGCTGCGCTCGGCCTTCGGCTATGCCCTGGACGCCCACCGGGTGGGGGACCTGGTGGTGGGAGCGCCGGCCCAGAACTCGATCCGGATGGTGATCACGGGCAAGGAAGCCCACGCGGGCGTGGAGCCGGAAAAAGGGATCAACGCCATCCGCGTGGCCGCCGAAGCCATCGCCGCCATGCCCCTGGGCCGCATCGACCATGAAACCACCTGCAACGTGGGCATTATCTCCGGCGGCAGCGCCACGAACATCGTTCCCAACCGCGTGGAGCTCAAGGGCGAAGCCCGCAGCCACAATCCGCGCAAGCTGGAACAGGTAACCGCGGATATCCGCCACGCCGCCGAAAGCGCCGTGCAGAGGCACAACTACGATTTTGGCGCGGCAGCCCTGGAATGGGAATCCAAACAAGAATACGCCGCGTTCCGCGTCGGCGACGGCGAGGCCGTGGTGCAGCTGGCCCTGGACGCCCTGAACGATCTGGGGATCAAAGCTGAGGTGACCGTGGGCGGAGGCGGCAGCGACGCCAACATCATCAACGCCGCCGGCCTGCCCATGATCATCTGCGGCACCGGCATGAACAAGGTGCACACCGTGGCCGAAGACATCGAAGCCGAAGAACTGAAGCGGGGCGCGGCCTTCATCGCCGCGCTGATCCGCCGCCATGCACAGAGGTGA
- a CDS encoding FAD-dependent oxidoreductase, which produces MFLTHAQLISEIRRCEYCAEKPCQTACPCDCSPADFMMAAAQGLPSDFKRAAGIILSSNPLGGICGSVCPDYHCVQACSRETFDTPIRIPEVQAAIVRKAHELGQLPEFTPALRNGLKVAVVGGGPAGIGAAVTLTQLGYEVDIFDPEPLGGQAGLIPSRRLDPGILAADLLFLTEVFQLNHLKQGAPTAKELLASGYAAVVQAGGLNDPIRLNIPGDDSAIYGLDILRNPGCWLFEGKRIALVGGAIAADQALTAKLRGAAHVELITLEAWHEMPLTEDEKQGLVEAGVEFSPRTRISEIVNSAGKTVAIKTRRVQLPAGETFHPAKIRDEEGSGELERPFDLVVIAVGNRPILHEQGERIFSCGDQAHGPTTVVEAVASGKNAALEVDSALRSSHYELPPKPTKSCLPVFGWNKHPVPLEADFFGRPLDSPFLLSAAPPTDGYEQMKLAYEAGWAGGIMKTAFDGLEIHIPGEYMWVWGDKTFANCDNVSDHPLDRVCEEISRLIKEYPDKLTLASTGGPVTGNDAADKAVWQANTRKLEAAGAMGIEYSLSCPQGGDGTHGDIVAQNPELTAKIIGWVMEISDPEVPKLFKLTGAVTAIQPIITAVKGVLDRYPGKKAGVTLANTFPCLGFRHKEGVAWDEGVIVGMSGEGVVPISYLSLARACGKGVTVSGNGGAMNYLDAANFLALGASTVQFCTIAEKYGYGIIAELKLGLSHLLEAKNIPSVKELIGIAQPAPITDFMDLPPKTKSSTLTPELCVHCGNCTRCPYLAITLDEDLLPVIDKDKCVGCSLCTKLCFAGALYMSE; this is translated from the coding sequence ATGTTTTTGACCCACGCCCAGCTCATTAGCGAGATCCGCCGCTGCGAATACTGCGCGGAAAAACCCTGCCAGACAGCCTGCCCCTGCGACTGCTCCCCGGCCGATTTCATGATGGCCGCGGCCCAAGGCCTGCCCTCGGATTTCAAACGCGCCGCCGGGATCATCCTCTCCAGCAATCCCCTGGGGGGGATCTGCGGCAGCGTTTGCCCCGATTACCACTGCGTTCAAGCCTGTTCGCGCGAAACTTTCGACACTCCCATCCGCATCCCCGAGGTCCAGGCCGCCATCGTGCGCAAAGCCCATGAACTGGGCCAGCTGCCGGAGTTCACGCCAGCCCTCAGAAACGGCCTCAAAGTTGCCGTCGTGGGCGGCGGACCGGCTGGGATCGGCGCGGCCGTAACCCTCACCCAGCTTGGCTATGAGGTGGATATCTTTGACCCGGAGCCCCTGGGCGGCCAGGCAGGCCTCATCCCCTCCCGGCGTCTCGACCCCGGCATCCTCGCCGCCGATCTGCTCTTCCTCACCGAGGTTTTCCAGCTAAACCACCTTAAACAGGGCGCTCCCACCGCGAAAGAGCTTTTGGCCTCCGGCTATGCCGCCGTGGTGCAGGCCGGCGGTCTGAACGACCCCATCCGGCTCAACATTCCCGGCGATGACAGCGCCATCTATGGCCTGGACATCCTCCGCAACCCCGGCTGCTGGCTCTTTGAGGGAAAAAGGATCGCCCTCGTGGGAGGGGCCATTGCCGCGGACCAGGCCCTCACCGCCAAACTGCGCGGCGCCGCCCACGTGGAACTTATCACCCTGGAAGCCTGGCACGAAATGCCCCTCACCGAAGACGAAAAGCAAGGCCTGGTGGAAGCCGGGGTGGAATTCAGCCCCCGCACCCGGATCAGCGAGATAGTCAACTCCGCGGGCAAAACCGTGGCCATCAAAACCAGGCGCGTCCAGCTGCCCGCCGGCGAAACCTTCCACCCTGCCAAGATCAGGGACGAAGAGGGTTCCGGCGAACTGGAGCGTCCTTTCGACCTTGTGGTGATAGCGGTGGGCAACCGCCCCATCCTCCATGAACAGGGCGAGCGGATCTTCTCCTGCGGCGACCAGGCCCATGGCCCCACCACCGTCGTCGAGGCCGTCGCCTCCGGCAAGAACGCGGCCCTGGAGGTCGATTCCGCCCTGCGCTCCAGCCACTATGAACTTCCGCCGAAGCCCACCAAAAGCTGCCTTCCCGTCTTCGGCTGGAACAAACATCCCGTGCCCCTGGAAGCCGATTTCTTCGGCCGCCCCCTCGATTCGCCCTTCCTGCTTTCCGCCGCGCCGCCCACCGACGGCTACGAGCAGATGAAGCTCGCCTACGAGGCCGGCTGGGCCGGGGGCATCATGAAAACCGCCTTCGACGGCCTCGAGATCCACATCCCGGGCGAATACATGTGGGTTTGGGGTGATAAGACCTTCGCCAATTGCGACAACGTTTCGGACCATCCCCTGGATCGCGTGTGCGAGGAAATCTCCCGCCTCATCAAAGAGTATCCGGACAAACTGACCCTGGCCTCCACCGGCGGGCCCGTCACCGGCAACGACGCCGCGGACAAGGCCGTCTGGCAGGCCAACACCAGAAAGCTGGAGGCCGCCGGAGCCATGGGCATAGAATACAGCCTCTCCTGTCCCCAGGGCGGAGACGGCACCCACGGCGACATCGTGGCCCAAAACCCGGAACTGACGGCGAAGATAATCGGCTGGGTGATGGAGATCAGCGACCCCGAAGTGCCCAAGCTGTTCAAGCTAACCGGCGCTGTCACGGCCATCCAGCCCATCATAACAGCCGTCAAAGGCGTCCTGGACAGGTATCCCGGTAAAAAAGCCGGCGTCACCCTCGCCAACACCTTCCCCTGCCTCGGTTTCCGGCATAAGGAAGGCGTCGCCTGGGATGAGGGCGTGATCGTGGGCATGAGCGGCGAAGGTGTCGTACCCATCAGCTATCTGAGCCTCGCCCGGGCCTGCGGCAAAGGCGTCACCGTCTCCGGAAACGGCGGCGCGATGAACTACCTCGACGCGGCCAACTTCCTGGCCCTCGGCGCTTCCACCGTGCAGTTCTGCACCATTGCCGAAAAATACGGCTACGGCATCATCGCCGAACTCAAGCTGGGCCTCTCCCACCTGCTGGAAGCCAAAAACATCCCTTCCGTGAAGGAACTGATCGGCATCGCCCAACCTGCTCCCATCACCGATTTCATGGACCTGCCCCCCAAGACCAAAAGCAGCACCCTCACTCCCGAACTCTGCGTCCACTGCGGCAATTGCACCCGCTGCCCCTATCTGGCCATCACCCTGGACGAAGATCTCCTCCCCGTGATCGACAAGGACAAATGCGTGGGCTGCTCGCTCTGCACCAAACTCTGCTTCGCCGGAGCGCTTTATATGAGTGAGTGA
- a CDS encoding AMP-binding protein has product MNPPFELTLKSMIDRSCELFSRKPALSNVDGEPVTYGEMRKQLDGLMRMMSEQGIVKGDRVAILGQNMPNWGIAYLAIASLGAVVVPILTDFHVNEILNIVRHSEAKMIFVSGAQYDKIGYADLDPRIILVALDNFEPLELKAPKDLIGGLIYEPLKQLQKLSNRALRAVGLIDAKVHENDLASIIYTSGTTGLSKGVMLSHKNLVLDAWITTQFQPVGEKDRLISVLPLSHTYECTVGFIIPMMGGACVYYLDKPPTARVLVPAMQKIRPTMILTVPLIIEKIFKMQVHPQLTANPAFRAMYKLPPSRKFLHKVAGKKLMKTFGGEIHFFGIGGALLSWEVERFLNEAGFPYAIGYGLTETAPLIAGSNPQAVRFRSTGQVLEHLQVRIENPAPQTGIGEILVKGETVMMGYYKDPQRTAEAFTEDGFFRTGDLGILRKNRYLYIIGRSKNVIVAASGENIYPEDVESKLNEHEAVLESLVLDVGGQLTARVFLNPEYLEKHYHPDKLGSADYQRHLNILLEEIKTAANQNLSTFSRVKKVIEQREPFEKTATQKIKRFLYQ; this is encoded by the coding sequence GTGAATCCTCCTTTCGAGCTAACATTAAAGAGCATGATAGACCGGTCCTGCGAGCTTTTCAGCCGCAAGCCGGCGTTATCGAACGTGGACGGCGAACCCGTAACCTACGGCGAGATGCGCAAGCAGCTCGACGGCCTGATGCGCATGATGAGCGAGCAGGGCATCGTGAAGGGCGACAGGGTGGCGATCCTGGGGCAGAACATGCCGAACTGGGGCATCGCCTATCTGGCCATCGCCTCTCTGGGAGCGGTGGTGGTGCCCATCCTCACGGATTTTCACGTGAACGAGATCCTGAACATTGTGCGCCATTCCGAGGCAAAGATGATCTTTGTTTCCGGAGCCCAATACGACAAGATCGGCTACGCGGACCTGGACCCCAGGATCATCCTGGTGGCGCTGGACAACTTCGAGCCGCTGGAGCTAAAGGCCCCCAAGGACCTGATCGGCGGACTCATCTACGAGCCGCTGAAACAGCTGCAGAAACTAAGCAACCGGGCCCTCAGGGCCGTGGGGCTGATCGACGCCAAGGTGCACGAGAATGACCTTGCCTCGATCATCTACACCTCCGGCACCACCGGGCTTTCCAAGGGTGTGATGCTCAGCCACAAAAACCTGGTGCTGGACGCCTGGATCACCACCCAGTTCCAGCCGGTGGGGGAAAAAGACCGCCTGATCTCGGTTTTGCCGCTCTCGCACACCTATGAATGCACGGTGGGCTTCATCATTCCGATGATGGGCGGCGCCTGCGTTTACTATCTGGACAAGCCGCCCACGGCGCGGGTGCTGGTTCCCGCCATGCAAAAGATCCGGCCCACCATGATCCTCACCGTGCCGCTGATCATCGAAAAGATCTTCAAAATGCAGGTGCATCCGCAGCTCACGGCCAATCCAGCTTTCCGCGCCATGTACAAGCTTCCGCCCAGCCGCAAATTCCTGCACAAGGTGGCCGGCAAAAAGCTGATGAAGACCTTCGGCGGCGAGATCCATTTCTTTGGCATCGGCGGAGCGCTGCTCTCCTGGGAGGTGGAGCGTTTTCTGAACGAGGCCGGCTTCCCCTACGCCATCGGCTACGGGCTCACGGAAACGGCGCCGCTGATCGCGGGGAGCAATCCCCAGGCCGTGCGCTTCCGCTCCACCGGACAGGTGCTGGAGCATCTGCAGGTGCGGATCGAGAACCCCGCGCCCCAGACCGGGATCGGCGAGATCCTGGTGAAGGGCGAAACTGTGATGATGGGCTACTACAAGGATCCCCAGCGCACCGCGGAAGCCTTCACCGAAGATGGCTTCTTCCGCACCGGCGACCTCGGCATCCTGCGCAAAAACCGCTACCTCTACATCATCGGCCGCTCCAAAAACGTGATCGTGGCCGCCTCCGGGGAAAACATCTATCCCGAGGATGTGGAAAGCAAACTGAACGAACACGAGGCCGTGTTGGAATCGCTGGTCCTGGATGTGGGCGGACAGCTAACCGCGCGCGTCTTCCTCAATCCCGAATACCTGGAAAAGCACTATCATCCAGATAAACTGGGCAGCGCGGATTATCAGCGGCACTTAAACATCCTCCTGGAGGAGATCAAGACCGCGGCGAATCAGAATCTCTCCACGTTCTCGCGGGTGAAAAAGGTGATCGAACAGCGGGAGCCCTTTGAAAAGACGGCCACGCAGAAGATCAAGCGCTTCCTCTATCAGTGA